The Geothrix sp. genome window below encodes:
- a CDS encoding kelch repeat-containing protein yields the protein MRAIGRGLWAMFLGLALLGLGCRETVELPTGLSYGTNPATYTTGTAIAPNTPTHGGGAIDAYSVSPALPVGLALDAKSGVITGTPTAATAIASYTVTGTNSAGSATVSLSITVNDPILPITITTQPADQSIVVGQTATFTVVAAGTGTLSYQWLRNAVAISGATSASYTTPAAVLADDASTFSVQVSDTFGGRVTSSLAKLTVVAKGGPGTSLVTGSLVAPRAFHTATLLANGKVLVVGGYDGTFSLASAELYDPTTGTFKATGSLVTPRQSHTATLLVSGKVLISGGSSFGTALASAELYDPATGTFTATGSLGAARSDHTATLLTDGRVLVACGRNLGSYLATAELYDPAVGTFAATANAPLASRATHTATLLANGKVLLAGGFRSSSLATAELYDPAGGTFTATGSLASARAYHTATLLPNGKVLIVGGAATLVTELYDPATGAFAASGNLVTARDHWHTAVLLPTGAVYIAGGVGAGSPGAVLSAAELFDPATGLCIATGNLTALREAHTATALPGGKVLVAGGGGFGYLASAELYY from the coding sequence ATGCGTGCGATCGGGCGCGGGTTGTGGGCGATGTTCCTTGGCCTGGCCTTGCTCGGGCTGGGGTGCCGTGAAACCGTCGAGCTGCCCACGGGCCTCAGCTACGGCACGAACCCGGCGACCTACACTACGGGCACGGCCATCGCGCCGAACACCCCGACCCACGGCGGCGGCGCCATTGATGCCTACTCCGTGAGCCCCGCCCTGCCGGTGGGTCTGGCCCTCGACGCCAAGTCGGGGGTGATCACCGGGACGCCCACCGCCGCCACCGCCATCGCCAGCTACACCGTGACGGGGACCAACAGCGCCGGCAGCGCTACGGTGAGCCTCAGCATCACCGTCAACGACCCCATTCTTCCCATCACCATCACCACCCAGCCGGCGGACCAGTCCATCGTGGTGGGCCAGACAGCCACCTTCACCGTCGTGGCCGCGGGTACGGGCACCCTCAGCTACCAGTGGCTGAGGAACGCCGTCGCCATTTCCGGCGCCACCTCCGCCTCCTACACCACACCGGCGGCCGTCCTGGCAGACGATGCCAGCACCTTCAGTGTCCAGGTCTCCGACACCTTTGGCGGCCGCGTCACCAGCAGCTTGGCCAAGCTCACGGTGGTGGCCAAGGGCGGCCCGGGGACTTCCCTCGTGACGGGCAGCCTGGTCGCACCCCGGGCCTTCCACACGGCCACCCTGCTCGCCAACGGCAAGGTCCTGGTGGTCGGGGGCTACGACGGGACCTTCAGCCTCGCCAGCGCGGAGCTGTACGACCCCACCACGGGGACCTTCAAGGCCACCGGGAGCCTCGTCACGCCCCGGCAGTCGCATACGGCGACCCTGCTCGTCAGCGGCAAGGTCCTGATCAGCGGGGGCAGCAGCTTCGGCACGGCCCTGGCCAGCGCCGAGCTCTACGACCCGGCCACCGGGACCTTCACGGCCACGGGCAGCCTGGGGGCGGCCCGATCCGACCACACGGCCACCCTGCTCACAGATGGCCGGGTGCTGGTGGCCTGCGGGCGCAACCTGGGCTCGTACCTCGCCACGGCCGAGCTCTATGATCCCGCTGTGGGTACCTTCGCGGCCACGGCCAATGCGCCCCTCGCCAGCCGGGCCACCCACACCGCCACCCTCCTGGCCAACGGCAAGGTCCTCCTGGCCGGCGGCTTCCGGTCCAGCTCACTGGCGACGGCCGAGCTCTACGACCCCGCCGGCGGGACCTTCACAGCCACGGGCAGCCTGGCTTCGGCCCGGGCGTACCACACCGCCACCCTGCTGCCGAACGGCAAGGTGCTCATCGTCGGTGGCGCTGCGACGCTCGTCACCGAGCTGTACGACCCCGCCACGGGCGCCTTCGCAGCGTCGGGCAACCTGGTCACGGCCCGGGACCACTGGCACACGGCCGTCCTCCTGCCCACGGGCGCGGTCTACATCGCAGGCGGCGTCGGCGCCGGGTCGCCGGGCGCGGTGCTCTCCGCTGCCGAACTCTTCGATCCGGCCACGGGCCTCTGCATCGCCACGGGCAACCTGACGGCCCTGCGCGAGGCGCATACGGCCACGGCCCTTCCGGGCGGGAAGGTGCTGGTCGCGGGTGGCGGTGGCTTCGGCTACCTGGCCAGCGCCGAACTCTATTACTGA